The Epinephelus lanceolatus isolate andai-2023 chromosome 14, ASM4190304v1, whole genome shotgun sequence genome has a window encoding:
- the creb1b gene encoding cyclic AMP-responsive element-binding protein 1b — MKMESVEVQQGVEAAVTEAETHQIAQAQIATLAQVTMTTGHASATGPTVTLVQLPNGQTVQVHGVIQAAQPSVIQSPQVQAVQISTIAESEDSQESVDSVTDSQKRREILSRRPSYRKILNDLSSDAPAVPRIEEEKAEEDSSAAAAAATPSITTVTVPTPIYQTSSGQYIAITQGGAIQLANNGTDGVQGLQTLTMTNAAATAQPGATILQYAQTSDGQQILVPSNQVVVQAASGDVQAYQIRAAPASTIAPGVVMASSPALPTQGATEEVTRKREVRLMKNREAARECRRKKKEYVKCLENRVAVLENQNKTLIEELKALKDLYCHKSE; from the exons ATGAAGATGGAGTCAGTGGAGGTTCAGCAGGGAGTGGAGGCTGCTGTGACTGAGGCGGAGACCCATCAGATCGCCCAGGCACAGATCGCTACTCTGGCACAG GTAACCATGACAACAGGCCACGCCTCAGCAACAGGTCCCACAGTAACACTCGTACAGCTTCCCAACGGACAGACGGTTCAGGTCCACGGTGTGATCCAGGCTGCACAGCCATCTGTTATCCAGTCCCCACAGGTCCAGGCTGTacag ATCTCCACCATAGCAGAGAGTGAGGATTCACAGGAGTCAGTAGACAGTGTGACTGACTCCCAGAAGCGCAGAGAGATTCTGTCACGACGCCCCTCATACAG GAAAATCCTGAATGATCTCTCGTCCGACGCACCTGCTGTCCCTCGTATCGAGGAGGAAAAGGCTGAGGAGGATTCATCTGCCgctgctgcagctgccacaCCTTCGATCACCACAGTGACTGTGCCCACGCCCATCTACCAGACCAGCAGCGGCCAATACA TTGCAATCACACAGGGTGGGGCCATTCAGCTGGCTAACAATGGTACAGATGGAGTCCAGGGCCTTCAGACTCTCACCATGACAAATGCAGCAGCCACCGCCCAGCCCGGAGCCACCATACTCCAGTACGCACAGACCAGTGACGGCCAGCAGATACTGGTTCCCAGTAACCAGGTGGTGGTGCAAG CCGCCTCAGGTGACGTCCAGGCTTATCAGATCCGAGCAGCCCCCGCCAGCACCATCGCCCCAGGGGTGGTCATGGCCTCATCCCCTGCCCTCCCCACCCAGGGCGCTACTGAGGAGGTCACCCGCAAACGGGAAGTCCGCCTCATGAAGAACAG AGAGGCAGCTCGCGAATGTCgcaggaagaagaaggagtATGTTAAGTGTCTGGAGAACCGAGTCGCTGTCCTGGAGAACCAAAACAAGACGCTAATCGAAGAACTGAAAGCCCTTAAAGACCTTTACTGCCATAAATCTGAGTAG